The following are from one region of the Pseudomonas putida genome:
- a CDS encoding SRPBCC family protein, with amino-acid sequence MATAQASITLATDANRVWQLIGGFDALPDWLPFIPESTLSEGGRVRTLKSVAGDTIIERLLDFNEAGRSYSYTILSGPAPVRDYQSTLRVVAEGSGSRVEWSGSFVPVGISDAEATALFAGIYEDGLAALKKGLEG; translated from the coding sequence ATGGCAACTGCACAAGCTTCCATCACCCTGGCAACCGATGCCAACCGCGTCTGGCAACTGATTGGCGGTTTCGACGCGCTGCCCGACTGGCTGCCGTTCATCCCCGAAAGCACCCTGAGCGAAGGCGGCCGCGTCCGCACCCTCAAGAGCGTGGCCGGTGACACCATCATCGAGCGCCTGCTGGACTTCAACGAAGCGGGCCGCAGCTACAGCTACACCATTCTCAGCGGCCCGGCGCCAGTACGTGACTACCAGTCGACCCTGCGTGTGGTGGCTGAAGGTAGCGGATCTCGCGTGGAATGGTCCGGTTCGTTCGTGCCGGTGGGAATCAGCGACGCTGAAGCAACTGCGCTGTTCGCGGGGATCTATGAAGATGGCCTGGCGGCGCTGAAGAAAGGGCTGGAAGGCTAA
- a CDS encoding DUF4880 domain-containing protein, with protein MARLLLPHGLPITGAEHEADDALLHALKRLPRRVQQVFLLSRLDQLDFAAIAARLDLPLASIERNMDQALQVGRSRRDVLASVAGQWYVRLQSPQVTACERIDFRRWLDADPANLQAFHETELHWRSLLAPARQLGHDGWYRQGRAALSLGGCSVALGLGVAALVLFGLWA; from the coding sequence ATGGCCCGTTTGCTGCTGCCCCATGGGCTTCCAATCACTGGTGCCGAACACGAGGCCGACGATGCCCTGCTGCATGCCCTTAAGCGGCTGCCACGGCGCGTACAGCAAGTGTTCCTGCTCAGCCGTCTCGACCAGCTGGACTTCGCCGCCATCGCTGCCCGCCTGGACCTGCCATTGGCCAGTATCGAGCGGAACATGGACCAGGCACTGCAGGTCGGCCGCTCGCGCCGGGATGTACTGGCGAGTGTGGCCGGGCAATGGTACGTGCGTTTGCAAAGCCCACAGGTGACCGCGTGCGAGCGTATCGACTTCCGCCGCTGGCTGGATGCGGACCCGGCGAACTTGCAGGCGTTTCACGAGACGGAATTGCATTGGCGCAGCCTGCTGGCACCGGCACGGCAGCTTGGCCATGATGGCTGGTATCGGCAAGGTCGGGCGGCGTTGTCGCTGGGCGGTTGTTCGGTTGCGCTCGGGCTCGGCGTAGCTGCGTTGGTTCTGTTCGGGTTGTGGGCCTGA
- a CDS encoding S24 family peptidase: MENWNAFLKRYKREHNLSQLKLAERLGMTQGGVGHWLRGTRRPTLETINEKLEKLGLVFLEAQVMVVERDIVRESPGHYAAEQPVSAEALLYASFRFPVLSWADLQGTLPETSKAHEQTDYMPAGNAFWLVVENDSMNATSGRSIPEGMRVLVDTGLPAEPGRLVIARQPGRPAVLRQLVEEGGDRMLKPLNTRYPTVLCEDGCEFLGVVVRGHEVF, from the coding sequence ATGGAAAACTGGAACGCATTTCTCAAGCGCTACAAGCGCGAACACAATCTCAGCCAGCTCAAGCTGGCCGAGCGCCTGGGCATGACTCAGGGGGGCGTGGGGCACTGGCTGCGTGGTACGCGGCGGCCGACGCTGGAAACCATCAACGAAAAGCTCGAAAAACTTGGGCTGGTGTTTCTGGAAGCCCAAGTCATGGTGGTGGAGCGCGATATCGTGCGCGAATCGCCTGGTCACTATGCGGCCGAGCAGCCGGTTTCGGCAGAAGCACTGCTTTACGCGAGCTTCCGCTTCCCGGTGCTGAGTTGGGCTGACTTGCAGGGGACCTTGCCAGAAACAAGCAAGGCCCACGAGCAGACTGACTACATGCCCGCCGGAAATGCGTTCTGGCTGGTGGTGGAAAACGACTCGATGAATGCCACCAGCGGCAGGAGCATACCTGAGGGTATGCGTGTGTTGGTGGATACTGGCCTGCCGGCAGAGCCAGGGCGGTTGGTTATTGCGCGACAGCCCGGGCGGCCGGCAGTGTTGCGGCAGTTGGTCGAGGAGGGCGGAGACAGGATGCTCAAACCGCTGAATACGCGCTATCCGACAGTCCTGTGTGAAGACGGCTGCGAGTTTCTGGGAGTGGTCGTGCGGGGGCATGAGGTCTTCTAG
- a CDS encoding aldo/keto reductase: protein MNLKSLIANPLGFGTAPLGNMFRNVPEDEVQATVDAAWNNGVRYFDSAPFYGAGLSESRLGNALAGRPRDEYVLSTKVGRIILDELEDPAARELGEKSGLFEHGNRNRIVNDYSADATLRSIEDSLRRLKTDRLDIVWIHDIAQDFYGDEWLSQFEVARTGAFRVLSRLREEGVIKAWGLGVNRVEPIELTLDLDEPRPDGFLLAGRYSLLDHDRALQRVMPQAVEQGVGIVVGGPYSSGVTAGGEHFEYQKATQAVLAKLERIRAVARAHGVDVKAAALQFALAHPAVVSVIPGSTRPAHANEDLAALSKVIPMAFWNDLRQQGLINAQAPVPAV, encoded by the coding sequence ATGAACCTCAAATCCCTTATCGCCAACCCGCTGGGCTTCGGTACCGCCCCACTGGGCAACATGTTCCGCAATGTGCCTGAAGACGAAGTGCAGGCTACCGTCGATGCCGCCTGGAACAACGGCGTGCGCTACTTCGACAGCGCGCCGTTCTATGGTGCCGGCCTCTCCGAAAGCCGCCTGGGCAATGCCCTGGCCGGTCGCCCGCGTGACGAATATGTGCTCAGCACCAAGGTCGGCCGCATCATCCTCGACGAACTGGAAGACCCGGCGGCCCGTGAACTGGGCGAGAAGAGCGGCCTGTTCGAGCACGGCAACCGCAACCGCATCGTCAACGACTACAGCGCTGACGCCACCCTGCGCTCCATCGAAGACAGCCTGCGCCGGCTGAAGACCGACCGCCTGGACATTGTCTGGATCCACGACATCGCCCAGGACTTCTACGGTGACGAATGGCTGAGCCAGTTCGAAGTTGCCCGCACTGGTGCGTTTCGCGTGCTCTCTCGGTTGCGTGAGGAAGGCGTGATCAAGGCCTGGGGCCTGGGTGTGAACCGCGTCGAGCCGATCGAACTGACCCTCGACCTGGACGAGCCGCGCCCCGACGGCTTCCTGCTCGCCGGGCGCTACTCGCTGCTGGACCATGATCGCGCACTGCAACGCGTCATGCCGCAAGCGGTGGAGCAGGGTGTCGGCATTGTCGTGGGTGGCCCGTACAGCTCGGGTGTCACCGCCGGCGGCGAGCACTTCGAGTACCAGAAAGCCACCCAGGCGGTGCTGGCCAAGCTCGAGCGCATCCGTGCTGTGGCCCGTGCCCATGGTGTGGATGTGAAGGCGGCCGCCCTGCAGTTCGCCCTGGCCCACCCGGCCGTGGTCTCGGTGATCCCGGGCTCCACCCGCCCTGCGCACGCCAACGAAGACCTTGCCGCCCTGAGCAAGGTGATCCCGATGGCGTTCTGGAACGACCTGCGCCAGCAAGGGCTGATCAACGCCCAGGCCCCGGTACCTGCTGTTTAA
- a CDS encoding Bcr/CflA family efflux MFS transporter translates to MSGPLGSLNSNLCSALLVLLCLLGVFPLDVILPSFPALAEEFQVEPQQIAYSVSFFAFGVALAQIVIGPLSDGIGRKRLLLAGLGVSIAGAVGCVSSTRYETFMAFRLLQALGCGSFVLGQALVQDLYSGKQRNAMRILLTSASGLFISLSPVAGAFLQQSFGWKGSFTLFAFIAVMVSCLSCVLLQDTPVSRGCTSGMRSYWIMLRDTTYLSNSLLSSLAFACHFSFIVVAPLALMDSLGLTPYEFSVVFIAYGLAYIAGGATATYLNNRVTPQVQIKTGFLLIAVGGITLVIWEQVAGLTVAGLLLPMIICTTGTTLVRPAATTQALARYPQQAGAAASLNTTLLFAGGGLAGSLVAGLESALPMSLGLLFLGASLCGWLLLACLTETLTSTRT, encoded by the coding sequence ATTTCCGGGCCCTTGGGGTCACTCAATAGCAATCTGTGCTCGGCCCTGTTGGTTCTGTTGTGTCTATTGGGCGTATTCCCGCTGGATGTGATCCTGCCATCATTCCCAGCGCTCGCAGAAGAGTTTCAGGTCGAGCCACAGCAGATAGCCTACTCGGTAAGCTTCTTTGCGTTTGGTGTCGCCTTGGCGCAGATAGTGATCGGGCCATTGTCGGATGGCATAGGACGCAAGCGGTTATTGCTCGCTGGGCTGGGTGTGTCCATTGCAGGGGCGGTGGGTTGTGTATCTTCAACCCGCTATGAGACGTTCATGGCGTTCCGTTTGCTGCAGGCTCTGGGGTGCGGAAGTTTCGTGCTGGGCCAGGCGCTTGTGCAGGATCTGTACAGCGGTAAGCAGCGCAATGCCATGCGGATCCTGCTGACCAGCGCTAGTGGGTTGTTCATCTCGTTGTCACCGGTTGCAGGCGCTTTTCTCCAACAGTCCTTTGGCTGGAAGGGCAGCTTTACGCTATTCGCTTTCATAGCCGTGATGGTTTCATGCCTGTCCTGTGTACTGCTGCAGGACACGCCTGTATCCCGAGGTTGTACTTCAGGCATGCGCAGCTATTGGATCATGCTGCGTGATACGACCTATCTTTCGAACTCCCTGCTGTCCAGCCTCGCTTTCGCCTGCCATTTTTCCTTCATCGTTGTTGCGCCATTGGCGTTGATGGACAGCCTGGGGCTGACGCCATATGAATTCTCGGTGGTATTTATCGCCTATGGGCTTGCGTATATCGCTGGCGGAGCAACCGCGACCTACTTGAACAATCGCGTAACCCCGCAGGTTCAGATCAAGACGGGATTCCTGCTTATTGCTGTCGGGGGCATCACACTGGTGATCTGGGAACAGGTCGCAGGATTGACGGTGGCGGGGCTTCTGCTGCCGATGATCATCTGCACGACCGGGACAACGCTGGTGCGTCCGGCTGCAACGACCCAGGCTTTGGCGCGTTACCCCCAGCAGGCCGGTGCGGCAGCGTCGCTCAACACGACCTTGCTGTTCGCAGGTGGTGGTTTGGCTGGCAGCCTGGTTGCTGGCCTGGAAAGCGCGTTGCCGATGAGCCTGGGGCTGCTGTTCCTGGGTGCCAGCTTGTGCGGATGGCTACTGCTTGCATGCCTGACGGAAACGCTGACCAGCACTCGAACTTGA